From one Desmodus rotundus isolate HL8 chromosome X, HLdesRot8A.1, whole genome shotgun sequence genomic stretch:
- the LOC112313343 gene encoding E3 SUMO-protein ligase ZBED1, which yields MEGKSLDSCPPDLKLVAHPRAKSKVWKYFGFDTNAEGCILQWKKIYCRICMAQIAYSGNTSNLSYHLEKNHPEEFCEFVKSNTEQMREAFATAFSKLKPESSQLAAPDALAAKAGHSHETKRQQELTAAVLGVICEGLYPASIVDEPTFRALLKTADPWYELPSRKFFCGKAIPEKYGAVREAVRKELADAPWCGLSTDVWRSHNQNRTYVTLAAHFLGGGSPHGLSPGSRCLKTFEVPEENAAETITRVLYEAFIEWGISAKVSGATTDGGKDVAKACSLLDITVQMPCLGHTFDAGIRQAFQLPKLSGLLARCRRLVDYFQQSPVARFMLREKQRLQRRAPCMLVSDRVSWWGGTLAMLQRLQEQQFVIAGVLVEDSNNHHLMLEAAEWAAIEGLVELLQPFRQVADMLSASKHPTVSMVKPLLHMLLSTTLTVKETDSKETSMAKEVIAKALAETYQETPEIDMFLNVATFLDPRYKKLPFLSALERQQVENRVLEEAKGLLDKGKDGAPAAADDKAFGLPEEPPAKKLGLPATPPPPPASVINSMLAEIFCPTGGVEDQEELHAQLLEELSNFKSQKVLGLGEDPLRWWSDRLALFPVLPKVLRKYWCVAATCVPPERLFGAAANVVSAKRNRLAPAHVDEQVFLYENSRAGAEPEPEDEDEGDWGLDQEQAFTFGDAVHSGFFGVRDGGFV from the coding sequence ATGGAGGGGAAGAGTCTGGACAGCTGCCCGCCGGACCTCAAGCTCGTGGCCCACCCGCGCGCCAAGAGCAAAGTGTGGAAGTACTTCGGCTTCGACACCAACGCGGAGGGATGCATTCTGCAGTGGAAGAAAATCTACTGCCGGATCTGCATGGCCCAGATCGCCTACTCCGGCAACACCTCCAACCTGTCCTACCACCTGGAGAAGAACCACCCCGAGGAGTTCTGCGAGTTCGTCAAGAGCAACACGGAGCAGATGCGCGAGGCCTTCGCCACCGCCTTCTCCAAGCTGAAGCCCGAGTCCTCGCAGCTGGCCGCGCCGGACGCGCTGGCCGCCAAGGCCGGCCACAGCCACGAGACCAAGAGGCAGCAGGAGCTGACGGCCGCCGTGCTGGGCGTCATCTGCGAGGGGCTGTACCCCGCCTCCATCGTGGACGAGCCCACCTTCCGCGCGCTGCTGAAGACGGCCGACCCCTGGTACGAGCTGCCCAGCAGGAAGTTTTTCTGCGGCAAGGCGATCCCTGAGAAGTACGGCGCTGTGCGCGAGGCCGTGCGCAAGGAGCTGGCCGACGCGCCCTGGTGTGGCCTGTCCACTGACGTGTGGCGAAGCCACAACCAGAACAGGACGTACGTCACGCTGGCCGCGCACTTCCTCGGCGGAGGGTCCCCCCACGGCCTGTCCCCGGGCTCCCGGTGCCTGAAGACGTTCGAGGTGCCCGAGGAGAACGCCGCGGAGACCATCACGCGGGTCCTGTACGAGGCGTTCATTGAGTGGGGCATCAGCGCCAAGGTGTCCGGGGCCACCACGGACGGGGGCAAGGACGTGGCCAAGGCATGCTCGCTGCTGGACATCACCGTGCAGATGCCCTGCCTGGGCCACACGTTCGACGCGGGCATCCGGCAGGCCTTCCAGCTGCCCAAGCTGAGCGGGCTGCTGGCGCGCTGCCGGCGGCTGGTGGACTACTTCCAGCAGTCCCCGGTGGCCAGGTTCATGCTCCGGGAGAAGCAGAGGCTGCAGCGCCGCGCCCCCTGCATGCTGGTGAGCGACCGCGTGTCCTGGTGGGGCGGCACGCTGGCCATGCTGCAGCGTCTGCAGGAGCAGCAGTTCGTCATCGCGGGCGTGCTGGTGGAGGACAGCAACAACCACCACCTCATGCTGGAGGCCGCCGAGTGGGCCGCCATCGAGGGGCTGGTGGAGCTGCTGCAGCCCTTCAGACAGGTGGCCGACATGCTGAGCGCCTCCAAGCACCCTACGGTCAGCATGGTCAAGCCGCTCCTGCACATGCTGCTCAGCACCACGCTGACCGTCAAGGAGACGGACTCCAAAGAGACCAGCATGGCGAAGGAGGTCATCGCCAAGGCGCTGGCCGAGACCTACCAGGAGACGCCGGAGATCGACATGTTCCTCAACGTGGCCACCTTCCTGGACCCGCGCTACAAGAAGCTGCCCTTCCTGTCCGCCCTCGAGAGGCAGCAGGTGGAGAACAGGGTGCTGGAGGAAGCCAAGGGCCTCCTGGACAAGGGCAAGGACGGCGCGCCCGCCGCGGCCGACGACAAGGCGTTCGGGCTGCCCGAGGAGCCGCCGGCCAAGAAGCTGGGGCTGCCGGccacgccgccgccgccgcccgccagCGTCATCAACAGCATGCTGGCGGAGATCTTCTGCCCCACGGGCGGCGTGGAGGACCAGGAGGAGCTGCACGCGCAGCTGCTGGAGGAGCTCAGCAACTTCAAGTCCCAGAAGGTGCTGGGGCTGGGCGAGGACCCGCTGCGCTGGTGGTCGGACCGCCTGGCGCTGTTCCCCGTGCTCCCCAAGGTGCTGCGCAAGTACTGGTGCGTGGCGGCCACGTGCGTCCCGCCCGAGCGCCTCTTCGGCGCCGCAGCCAACGTGGTCAGCGCCAAGAGGAACCGGCTGGCGCCCGCACACGTGGACGAGCAGGTGTTCCTCTACGAGAACAGCCGCGCAGGGGCGGAGCCCGAGCCGGAGGACGAGGACGAAGGGGACTGGGGGCTGGACCAGGAGCAGGCCTTCACGTTTGGGGACGCGGTGCACAGCGGCTTCTTCGGAGTCCGAGACGGCGGCTTTGTGTAG